One region of Alphaproteobacteria bacterium genomic DNA includes:
- a CDS encoding SDR family NAD(P)-dependent oxidoreductase — protein MDISGQAAVITGGASGLGAGTARELVAGGAKVALIDINEDLGNQVAEEVGGTFHKCDVASEDDVKAALAAAAAAHGPARILVNCAGTAIASKTVNRGEPHPLADWERIIRINLVGTFNCIRLAAATMCALEPLKDNERGVIVNTASIAGYEGQVGQSAYAASKGGVIGMTLPIARDLARDGVRVLTIAPGLFETPLAIGTLSEEYKQSLASSIPFPQRFGEPSEFGRMVRHLAENTMMNGETIRLDGALRMAPR, from the coding sequence ATGGACATTTCGGGGCAAGCCGCCGTCATCACCGGCGGGGCATCGGGTTTGGGTGCCGGCACGGCGCGGGAGCTGGTGGCGGGCGGCGCCAAGGTGGCGCTGATCGACATCAACGAGGATCTGGGCAACCAGGTTGCCGAAGAGGTCGGCGGCACTTTCCACAAGTGCGACGTGGCTAGCGAGGACGACGTCAAGGCGGCGCTGGCCGCCGCCGCGGCGGCCCACGGCCCGGCCCGAATTCTCGTTAACTGCGCCGGCACCGCCATCGCCAGCAAGACCGTCAACCGGGGCGAGCCCCATCCCCTGGCCGACTGGGAACGCATCATCCGCATAAATCTGGTCGGCACTTTCAATTGCATCCGCCTGGCCGCCGCCACCATGTGTGCGCTCGAGCCGCTCAAGGACAACGAACGCGGCGTCATCGTCAATACGGCCTCGATCGCCGGCTACGAGGGCCAGGTCGGCCAGTCGGCCTATGCCGCCTCCAAGGGCGGCGTCATCGGCATGACGCTGCCTATCGCCCGCGACCTGGCGCGCGACGGCGTGCGGGTTTTAACCATCGCGCCCGGGCTTTTCGAGACGCCGCTGGCCATCGGCACGCTGAGCGAGGAGTACAAGCAATCGCTGGCCTCCAGCATCCCCTTCCCCCAGCGCTTCGGCGAGCCCTCCGAGTTCGGCCGCATGGTGCGGCACCTGGCCGAGAACACCATGATGAACGGCGAAACCATCCGCCTCGACGGCGCGCTGCGCATGGCGCCCCGGTAA